One Pyrococcus furiosus DSM 3638 genomic region harbors:
- a CDS encoding ABC transporter ATP-binding protein, whose translation MEAIAVEDLTKSYGEIKALDSLTFSVQEGNILGIIGPNGAGKTTLIRILSLLLKPDKGRILLYGHEVNSRKSEIKNFFALLPQEAKAHFYTLTPFEYIYHYLRMRGFSRKDAKIRAGKAVEEFGIDYADKIMSTLSGGMVRKTLLAMILSADAKIYYLDEPTVGLDVENRLKLWEILREKSKNSTVVITSHYLNEISSVCDNVLLLKKGRVVAFGKPEKIARQYLSQFHSKIVVFGEFTKEDYTTRRAGKNTFVYAKSKSEEREVIEELKDTGIPFKREELTIEDIFLVGNLR comes from the coding sequence ATGGAAGCAATAGCAGTTGAAGATCTCACCAAGAGCTATGGAGAAATCAAAGCCCTCGATTCTTTAACTTTTTCAGTGCAGGAAGGAAACATTCTCGGGATTATTGGACCGAACGGTGCGGGAAAAACAACCTTAATAAGAATTCTCAGTTTACTGCTTAAACCGGACAAGGGCAGAATACTCCTGTACGGTCATGAGGTTAATTCCCGCAAAAGCGAAATTAAAAACTTCTTTGCGCTTCTGCCCCAAGAGGCAAAGGCCCATTTTTACACCCTCACGCCTTTCGAGTACATTTACCACTACCTCAGGATGCGTGGATTTTCAAGGAAAGATGCCAAGATTCGGGCTGGAAAGGCTGTGGAGGAGTTTGGCATTGACTATGCCGATAAGATAATGTCAACGCTTTCGGGTGGCATGGTGAGGAAAACTCTGCTCGCCATGATTTTGTCGGCTGATGCTAAAATCTACTATCTGGATGAGCCTACTGTGGGGCTCGACGTTGAAAATCGCCTGAAGTTGTGGGAAATATTGAGAGAAAAAAGCAAGAACTCCACCGTAGTAATAACAAGCCACTATTTGAACGAAATTTCCAGCGTATGCGACAACGTGCTTCTCCTTAAAAAAGGAAGGGTGGTTGCTTTTGGTAAACCCGAGAAAATTGCACGGCAGTATCTATCACAGTTCCATTCGAAGATAGTTGTTTTTGGGGAGTTTACCAAGGAGGACTATACAACAAGGAGGGCAGGGAAGAACACTTTCGTCTATGCCAAGTCAAAATCAGAGGAAAGAGAGGTGATTGAGGAGCTAAAAGATACTGGAATCCCTTTTAAAAGAGAGGAACTGACCATAGAAGATATATTCCTTGTGGGGAATTTGAGATGA
- a CDS encoding type II toxin-antitoxin system VapC family toxin: MFLVDTNVFLEILLGQKKKEEAKKFLSENIDRLYMTDFSLHSIGVILFKLRKPEVFEEFIEDVLPNVEILSLPVEGYPELIRIHKTLNLDFDDAYQCAVANVFDLTVVTMDTDFTKALNYVKILFL; encoded by the coding sequence ATGTTTCTTGTGGATACAAATGTTTTCTTGGAGATCCTTCTTGGTCAAAAGAAGAAAGAGGAGGCAAAGAAATTTCTTTCTGAGAATATTGATAGACTTTATATGACAGATTTTTCTCTGCACTCAATTGGAGTGATACTTTTCAAATTAAGAAAACCAGAGGTTTTTGAAGAATTCATAGAAGATGTTCTTCCAAATGTGGAGATTCTCTCTTTACCAGTAGAGGGCTATCCAGAACTCATTAGGATACATAAGACCCTCAATCTTGATTTCGACGATGCCTACCAGTGTGCTGTTGCAAACGTTTTTGATCTTACAGTAGTCACTATGGACACGGATTTCACAAAAGCTTTGAATTATGTAAAAATCCTCTTTTTGTGA
- the iorA gene encoding indolepyruvate ferredoxin oxidoreductase subunit alpha encodes MKFLTFVNRVDWWLNVKKLLMGNEAIAYGALEAGVSFATGYPGTPSTEVIETIARLKPEVFAEWAPNEKVALEEAAGVSYAGLRSLVTMKCVGLNVAADPLMSLAYSGVEGGLVILVADDPGPHTSQTEQDDRYYGKLALLPVLEPYDPQEAHDLIIYAYELSEKYKVPIIFRTTTRVNHTTADVEVGEFKELKREPKFKKDIERYVRASMEGNRKRHKWLNETLKRIEEEFNTLRFNWIEGEGRVGIIVEGAPYNYVKEVVPQIEEDFKILKLSTPHPLPRKLVVEFLRSVDVALVVEEGAPFLEEEIKVVAYEEGLNVPIYGKRTGHLPLEGELTPRLVRNAILKLLGKEREEVKLPKEVEEAKALAPKRPPVMCPGCPHRGTYRALLDALRELGYGKFDIPIHGDIGCYALSLLPPLEAIWTEFVMGASISLANGQSVAMGKKIVATIGDSTFFHNGIQPLIDAVYKDLDVLVIILDNRTTAMTGHQPHPGTGGSETGRKFREIDIESVVRGIGVKYVKTVDPYNLKETKEAIKEAMKVKGPAVIIAKRECVIPVIRRGEIGEIPVVVEDRCTGCKACILLTGCPALVYEPEKKKVRIDPLICTGCGVCNQLCPFDAIKFPSEL; translated from the coding sequence ATGAAATTTTTAACTTTCGTGAATAGAGTAGACTGGTGGTTAAACGTGAAGAAGTTGCTTATGGGTAATGAAGCCATAGCTTACGGAGCTTTGGAGGCTGGAGTTTCTTTTGCTACTGGTTATCCTGGGACTCCTTCTACGGAGGTTATAGAGACTATAGCGAGATTGAAGCCAGAAGTTTTTGCGGAGTGGGCTCCAAATGAGAAGGTTGCTTTAGAAGAGGCCGCTGGAGTGTCTTACGCTGGACTGAGGAGTCTAGTTACCATGAAGTGTGTTGGACTAAACGTTGCGGCAGATCCCCTGATGAGCTTGGCATATTCAGGAGTTGAGGGAGGGCTTGTAATTCTAGTTGCCGACGATCCTGGGCCCCATACAAGTCAAACAGAGCAAGATGACAGATACTATGGAAAGCTTGCCTTACTACCAGTTCTTGAGCCTTATGATCCCCAGGAGGCTCATGATTTAATAATATACGCTTACGAACTCAGCGAGAAGTACAAGGTTCCAATAATATTTAGAACAACCACTAGGGTTAACCACACCACGGCAGACGTTGAAGTTGGTGAGTTTAAGGAGCTTAAGAGAGAACCGAAGTTCAAGAAGGACATAGAGAGGTACGTTAGAGCAAGCATGGAGGGGAATAGGAAGAGACACAAGTGGCTCAACGAGACTTTGAAGAGAATAGAGGAGGAGTTCAACACATTGAGGTTCAACTGGATTGAGGGAGAGGGAAGAGTTGGAATAATAGTCGAGGGAGCTCCATATAACTACGTTAAGGAGGTAGTTCCTCAGATAGAAGAAGATTTCAAGATACTAAAGTTATCAACTCCTCACCCACTTCCCAGGAAGCTCGTTGTTGAGTTCCTTAGGAGCGTTGACGTTGCCTTAGTCGTTGAGGAAGGAGCACCTTTCTTGGAGGAGGAGATCAAGGTAGTTGCATATGAAGAAGGCCTCAACGTTCCAATATATGGAAAGAGAACCGGACATCTACCGTTGGAGGGAGAGCTAACGCCAAGACTCGTCAGAAACGCTATTCTAAAGCTTTTGGGAAAGGAAAGGGAAGAGGTCAAGTTGCCCAAGGAAGTGGAAGAGGCAAAAGCTTTGGCTCCAAAGAGGCCTCCAGTAATGTGCCCAGGCTGTCCCCACAGGGGGACTTATAGGGCCCTTCTAGATGCCCTAAGAGAATTAGGATATGGAAAGTTCGATATCCCAATTCATGGAGACATTGGCTGTTATGCGCTATCCCTGCTCCCACCCCTAGAGGCAATATGGACAGAATTCGTTATGGGGGCTAGTATAAGCTTGGCCAACGGACAAAGCGTAGCTATGGGTAAGAAGATAGTTGCCACAATAGGGGATTCAACGTTCTTCCACAATGGAATCCAACCATTAATTGATGCAGTGTACAAGGACTTAGACGTCCTGGTGATAATCCTAGACAACAGAACAACTGCTATGACAGGTCATCAGCCGCACCCTGGGACTGGAGGAAGTGAAACTGGAAGGAAGTTCAGGGAGATAGACATAGAGTCTGTAGTTAGAGGAATAGGGGTTAAGTACGTTAAAACTGTCGATCCATACAATCTAAAGGAGACAAAAGAGGCAATAAAGGAGGCTATGAAGGTTAAAGGACCTGCAGTTATTATAGCGAAGAGGGAATGTGTGATACCAGTCATAAGAAGAGGGGAGATCGGAGAAATACCAGTGGTTGTGGAGGACAGGTGTACTGGATGTAAGGCCTGTATACTTTTAACTGGATGTCCAGCGCTTGTTTATGAGCCAGAAAAGAAGAAGGTCAGGATTGACCCCTTGATATGTACAGGGTGTGGAGTGTGCAACCAGCTCTGTCCATTTGATGCAATTAAGTTCCCAAGCGAGCTTTGA
- a CDS encoding DUF2281 domain-containing protein translates to MQEIEKVLSKLPPELKKEVFDYAEFLLKKYREKKRKGFTFSWEGKVKSELSSVELQHKALEWRT, encoded by the coding sequence ATGCAAGAGATCGAGAAGGTTCTCTCCAAACTTCCTCCTGAGCTTAAAAAGGAGGTTTTTGATTATGCAGAGTTCCTTCTTAAAAAATATCGTGAGAAAAAAAGAAAGGGATTCACGTTTTCATGGGAAGGCAAAGTTAAGTCGGAGCTTTCCTCAGTTGAACTTCAACACAAGGCTTTGGAGTGGAGGACTTGA
- a CDS encoding methyltransferase domain-containing protein, whose protein sequence is MVVWKDGKLGLPIPEAVKIIPELNNYVINGKLDFSNRQARILYNKAIAKALFGLDIEYHPKGLVTTPISRYIFLKTFLRGGEVALEIGTGHTAMMALMAEKFFNCKVTATEVDEEFFEYARRNIERNNSNVRLVKSNGGIIKGVVEGTFDVIFSAPPYYDKPLGRVLTEREAIGGGKYGEEFSVKLLEEAFDHLNPGGKVALYLPDKEKLLNVIKERGIKLGYSVKDIKFKVGTRWRHSLIFFKGISV, encoded by the coding sequence ATGGTAGTCTGGAAGGATGGAAAGTTGGGCCTTCCCATACCTGAAGCTGTCAAAATAATTCCAGAATTAAATAATTATGTAATTAATGGAAAACTTGACTTCTCAAATAGGCAGGCCAGGATACTCTACAACAAGGCGATAGCAAAAGCTCTCTTTGGTTTGGATATAGAATATCACCCAAAAGGCTTAGTTACAACCCCAATTTCTCGGTACATATTCCTAAAAACATTCCTAAGGGGAGGAGAAGTTGCTCTCGAAATAGGGACTGGACACACTGCAATGATGGCCCTTATGGCCGAAAAATTCTTCAACTGCAAGGTCACTGCTACTGAAGTTGATGAAGAGTTCTTTGAATATGCTAGGAGGAATATAGAGAGAAACAATTCCAATGTAAGGCTTGTAAAGAGCAATGGAGGGATAATCAAAGGAGTTGTTGAAGGAACTTTTGACGTTATATTTTCGGCACCTCCCTACTATGATAAGCCCCTGGGAAGAGTTTTGACCGAAAGGGAGGCAATTGGTGGAGGAAAATATGGGGAAGAATTCTCAGTGAAGCTACTTGAAGAAGCTTTTGATCATCTAAACCCAGGTGGAAAAGTTGCCCTGTATCTCCCAGATAAGGAAAAACTGCTCAATGTCATAAAAGAGAGGGGAATCAAGCTTGGATATTCTGTGAAGGACATAAAGTTTAAAGTTGGGACGAGATGGAGGCACAGCTTAATTTTCTTTAAGGGGATCTCTGTCTAA
- a CDS encoding DUF4268 domain-containing protein encodes MGKPSPEENKRIQRCLQQHIKEIAEAMGGISPEDIKWEEPYGTTRGSKRLSVYYSFEKSIFEMTEEERESLAERMASEMKKLEKATKKTLHRCRSPQKPSSGAH; translated from the coding sequence ATCGGAAAGCCGTCTCCAGAAGAAAACAAACGAATACAAAGGTGTCTCCAGCAACATATTAAAGAAATAGCTGAAGCAATGGGGGGGATATCTCCAGAAGACATCAAATGGGAAGAACCTTATGGAACTACAAGAGGGTCAAAAAGATTAAGTGTTTACTATTCTTTCGAAAAGTCCATCTTTGAGATGACAGAAGAAGAACGAGAGAGTCTTGCAGAGAGAATGGCATCAGAGATGAAAAAGCTGGAAAAAGCCACAAAGAAAACCCTCCATCGGTGCCGTTCTCCTCAAAAGCCCTCATCTGGAGCTCATTAA
- a CDS encoding SPL family radical SAM protein has product MKIINVRAKSIYTKSKIPGVDWVVNQYVGCQFACKYCYAKFICKWKPYGEWGGWVEIKVNAPELARKRVYGEVFMSSISDPYQPIEKELKLTRRTLEAMNKRNKLSVLTKSPLVIRDIDVFKMFEKIEVGLTINSFEGREKRLIEPFAPVQRARVNALKTLKDEGIKNYAFVSPIIPGITDVEEIIRETRSFTDYYFFEILNLKAAGREFKELLMENFPESYKIMVDEDKFWRFIKDLIDLIKRSNIKAEGVEVHRRGWEFIEVR; this is encoded by the coding sequence ATGAAAATTATTAATGTGAGGGCCAAAAGCATCTACACAAAAAGCAAAATTCCTGGGGTCGATTGGGTGGTAAATCAATACGTAGGTTGCCAATTTGCATGCAAATACTGCTACGCAAAGTTTATCTGCAAGTGGAAACCCTATGGAGAGTGGGGAGGCTGGGTTGAGATAAAGGTAAATGCTCCTGAGCTTGCAAGGAAGAGAGTTTATGGAGAGGTTTTCATGTCCAGCATTTCTGATCCATATCAGCCAATAGAGAAGGAGCTAAAACTCACGAGAAGAACGCTCGAAGCAATGAATAAGAGGAACAAGCTCAGCGTCCTAACGAAGTCTCCTCTAGTCATTAGAGATATAGATGTTTTCAAGATGTTTGAGAAGATAGAGGTCGGGCTAACAATAAACAGCTTTGAGGGGAGGGAAAAACGTCTAATAGAGCCATTTGCTCCGGTCCAAAGGGCAAGAGTAAACGCCCTAAAAACGCTAAAAGACGAGGGAATAAAGAATTATGCATTCGTAAGCCCAATAATCCCAGGGATCACGGACGTTGAAGAAATAATTAGGGAAACAAGGAGCTTTACTGACTACTACTTCTTTGAGATATTAAACCTAAAGGCGGCTGGCAGGGAGTTTAAGGAATTACTGATGGAGAATTTCCCCGAGAGCTACAAAATAATGGTCGATGAGGATAAATTCTGGCGCTTTATCAAAGATCTAATAGACCTCATAAAGCGCTCAAACATAAAGGCAGAGGGGGTAGAAGTTCACAGGAGAGGCTGGGAGTTCATTGAGGTGAGGTGA
- a CDS encoding amidohydrolase, giving the protein MKALINGTIYTSFSPVKKVSGLVISNERVLYAGDSSTALRIAELAGGEIIDLKGKFVMPAFFDSHLHLDELGMSLEMVDLRGVKSMEELVERVKKGRGRIIFGFGWDQDELGRWPTREDLDVIDRPVFLYRRCFHVAVMNSKMIDLLNLKPSKDFDESTGIVRERALEESRKIINEKILTVKDYKHYIESAQEHLLSLGVHSVGFMSVGEKALKALFELEREGRLKMNVFAYLSPELLDKLEELNLGKFEGRRLRIWGVKLFVDGSLGARTALLSEPYTDNPTTSGELVMNKDEIVEVIERAKPLGLDVAVHAIGDKAVDVALDAFEEAEFSGRIEHASLVRDDQLERIKELKVRISAQPHFIVSDWWIVNRVGEERAKWAYRLKTLSSITKLGFSTDSPIEPADPWVSIDAAVNRYVVDPGERVSREEALHLYTHGSAQVTLAEDLGKLERGFRAEYIILDRDPLKEN; this is encoded by the coding sequence ATGAAGGCCCTCATAAATGGAACAATATACACATCCTTTTCCCCAGTGAAGAAGGTTTCTGGATTAGTTATTTCAAACGAAAGAGTCCTTTATGCAGGGGACTCATCAACTGCTCTCAGAATTGCGGAATTGGCTGGAGGAGAAATAATAGACTTGAAGGGAAAGTTCGTCATGCCAGCATTCTTTGATTCTCATCTCCATTTGGACGAGCTTGGAATGAGCTTGGAAATGGTAGATTTAAGGGGAGTTAAGTCAATGGAAGAGTTAGTTGAAAGGGTGAAGAAGGGAAGAGGAAGAATAATATTTGGGTTTGGCTGGGATCAAGATGAGCTTGGAAGATGGCCAACGAGAGAAGACCTAGATGTTATAGACAGGCCCGTATTTCTCTACAGAAGGTGCTTTCATGTGGCGGTTATGAACTCAAAGATGATTGACCTCTTGAACTTGAAGCCATCCAAAGATTTTGACGAATCAACTGGAATAGTTAGGGAGAGGGCCCTAGAAGAGAGTAGGAAGATAATAAACGAGAAAATACTGACTGTTAAGGATTACAAGCACTACATAGAGAGCGCTCAGGAGCACCTTCTTAGCTTGGGTGTTCACTCTGTAGGGTTCATGAGCGTGGGAGAAAAGGCTCTAAAGGCGCTCTTTGAGCTCGAGAGGGAAGGAAGACTAAAGATGAACGTTTTTGCGTACCTAAGCCCCGAGTTGCTGGATAAGCTTGAGGAGCTGAACCTGGGAAAATTCGAGGGAAGAAGGCTGAGAATATGGGGAGTTAAGCTCTTCGTTGATGGCAGTTTAGGTGCTAGAACAGCATTGCTGAGTGAACCTTACACTGATAATCCAACAACTTCTGGAGAGCTCGTAATGAATAAAGATGAAATAGTTGAGGTCATCGAGAGGGCTAAGCCTTTAGGGTTGGACGTTGCAGTCCATGCTATAGGAGATAAAGCCGTTGATGTGGCACTGGATGCCTTTGAAGAGGCAGAATTTTCAGGAAGGATCGAACATGCTTCCTTAGTTAGGGATGATCAGTTGGAGAGGATAAAGGAGCTAAAAGTCAGGATTTCAGCTCAGCCTCACTTCATAGTGAGCGACTGGTGGATAGTAAACAGGGTAGGGGAAGAGAGGGCAAAGTGGGCTTACAGACTGAAGACCCTCTCTAGCATTACCAAGCTTGGGTTTAGCACAGACTCTCCAATAGAACCGGCTGATCCATGGGTAAGCATTGATGCGGCAGTGAATAGGTACGTTGTTGACCCAGGAGAAAGGGTTAGCAGAGAGGAGGCCCTGCATCTCTACACTCATGGTTCTGCCCAAGTTACCTTAGCTGAAGATTTAGGGAAGCTGGAGAGAGGGTTTAGGGCAGAATACATAATCTTAGACAGAGATCCCCTTAAAGAAAATTAA